A region of Mugil cephalus isolate CIBA_MC_2020 chromosome 3, CIBA_Mcephalus_1.1, whole genome shotgun sequence DNA encodes the following proteins:
- the lamp1a gene encoding lysosome-associated membrane glycoprotein 1a, with translation MTVSRGLFAVVAAWFAVLGCIEAVSLEVRQGNSTCIKADLSASFSIPYNTSSGRRTAQISLPNSTTVDAGSSTCGGGGLSPWLVAVFGSGHSLGLSFSTNGSLYSVANLTLQYNLSDAALFPDANSSDVVTVVSASVGIRAAVNTTYRCMSPTTVAVEDANVTFTDMRMEAYMPGNDLSPTESVCAADQTSTTAPPSTTTATTAAPPQPTPPGTPERGNYTVDNNGSLCLLAQMGLQLNVSYFSQSQNKTIQELLNLNPSLTNSSGSCEASRATLVLTQERMIALTFTFTMNSNTSKYHLSGIDLQANLSDPFTAGNDSLNYLQSTLGRSYMCNAEQTLQVAPAFSLNTFRLHVQPFDVKTNQFATAEECQMDRDQMLIPIIVGAALAGLVLIVLIAYLIGRKRSHAGYQTI, from the exons ATGACAGTCTCTCGTGGTCTGTTCGCTGTCGTCGCCGCCTGGTTTGCGGTTTtag GTTGCATTGAGGCCGTCTCCCTTGAAGTGAGGCAGGGGAACTCCACCTGCATTAAGGCCGATCTGTCTGCATCCTTTTCCATCCCCTACAACACCTCCAGCGGCAGA AGGACGGCGCAGATCTCTCTGCCCAACTCCACCACCGTCGACGCAGGAAGCAGCACCTGCGGCGGAGGCGGCCTGTCGCCGTGGCTGGTGGCGGTGTTCGGATCCGGCCACTCGCTCGGCCTGAGCTTTTCAACCAACGGGAGTCTGTACAGTGTCGCTAACCTGACTCTGCAGTACAACCTCAGTGACGCCGCACTTTTCCCTGACGCCAACAGCTCCG ATGTGGTGACCGTGGTGTCGGCTTCAGTCGGGATCAGGGCAGCAGTCAACACCACCTACCGCTGCATGAGTCCCACCACGGTCGCAGTGGAGGACGCAAACGTCACCTTCACCGACATGAGGATGGAGGCGTACATGCCAGGAAACGACCTGAGTCCTACAG AGAGCGTGTGCGCGGCGGATCAGACCAGTACAACAGCTCCACCCTCCACCACAACCGCCACAACCGCAGCCCCCCCACAGCCGACCCCCCCGGGGACACCTGAGCGGGGCAACTACACCGTGGACAACAACGGCTCCTTGTGTCTCCTGGCCCAGATGGGACTTCAGCTCAACGTCTCCTACTTCTCCCAGTCTCAGAATAAG ACCATCCAGGAGTTATTAAACCTGAACCCCAGCCTGACGAACTCATCGGGATCATGTGAAGCCAGCAGAGCTACTTTAGTTTTGACCCAGGAGCGAATGATCGCGctcaccttcaccttcaccatG AACTCCAACACCAGCAAGTACCACCTGAGCGGGATCGATCTGCAAGCGAATTTATCCG ATCCGTTCACAGCCGGTAACGACAGCCTGAACTACCTGCAGAGCACGTTGGGCCGCTCGTACATGTGCAACGCCGAGCAAACCCTGCAGGTGGCGCCGGCCTTTTCCCTCAACACGTTCAGGCTGCATGTCCAGCCCTTCGACGTCAAAACCAACCAGTTCGCCACAG CTGAGGAGTGTCAGATGGACCGAGACCAGATGCTGATCCCCATCATCGTCGGGGCGGCGCTCGCCGGCCTGGTGCTGATCGTGCTCATCGCGTATCTAATAGGCAGGAAGAGGAGCCACGCTGGATACCAGACCATCTGA
- the grtp1a gene encoding growth hormone-regulated TBC protein 1-A: MEKNKTQATNGSRSPDGRAKDRVNSVDPYGFERSEDFDYESYEDLMSEYLVVLTRRSIKWSKLLKGKSKVQKNVKLKRYVRKGIPNEHRTLIWMAASGAQDQLEKNPGYYQSLLGAQHDPKLVETINTDLNRTFPDNVLFRKTSSPCLQKPLYNVLLAYGHHNPTVGYCQGMNFVAGYLLIVTKDEEKSFWLMDALLGRILPDYYSPAMMGLKTDQEVLGELVKLKVPPVWQLMMDHNVMWTLVVSRWFICLYIDVLPVETVLRIWDCLFYEGSKILFRVALTLIHHNQALIQEAGSLPDICQAFKKITHGRFVDECHTFMQKIFTEPGSLSMATLNKLRETCRSRIIAEES, translated from the exons ATGGAGAAGAACAAAACCCAAGCGACCAACGGGAGCCGCTCCCCCGACGGCAGAGCTAAAGACAGAGTGAACAg TGTGGATCCGTACGGCTTCGAGCGCTCGGAGGACTTTGATTATGAGTCGTATGAAGATCTCATGTCTGAGTATCTGGTTGTGCTCACGCGAAGATCCATCAAATGGTCCAAACTACTGAAGGGAAAAAGCAAGGTGCAGAAGAATGTAAAAT TAAAGCGCTATGTACGTAAGGGGATTCCCAATGAGCACCGGACTCTGATCTGGATGGCAGCCAGTGGGGCCCAAGACCAGCTGGAGAAGAACCCGGGATACTACCAGTCCCTGCTGGGAGCCCAGCACGACCCGAAACTGGTGGAGACCATCAACACAG ACTTGAACCGGACGTTTCCAGACAACGTCTTGTTCCGCAAGACATCCAGCCCATGTCTGCAGAAGCCTTTGTACAATGTGCTGCTGGCCTACGGTCACCACAATCCCACTGTGGGCTACTGTCAG GGGATGAACTTCGTGGCCGGGTATCTACTGATCGTCAcaaaagatgaagagaaatcCTTCTGGCTGATGGACGCTCTGCTTGGTAGAATCCTACCAG ACTACTACAGTCCAGCTATGATGGGGCTGAAGACAGACCAGGAGGTGTTGGGGGAGCTGGTGAAGCTTAAAGTGCCCCCAGTCTGGCAGCTCATGATGGATCACAACGTCATGTGGACCCTGGTGGTGTCTCGGTGGTTCATCTGTCTCTACATAGACGTCCTGCCCGTAGAG ACAGTTCTGCGGATTTGGGATTGCCTGTTCTACGAGGGCTCAAAAATCCTGTTCCGCGTCGCTTTGACTCTGATCCACCACAACCAGGCTCTGATTCAAGAGGCCGGTTCGCTGCCAGACATCTGCCAGGCCTTCAAGAAGATCACGCACGGACGATTCGTCGATGAGTGTCACACATTCATGCag AAAATCTTCACTGAGCCCGGAAGCCTCTCCATGGCAACCTTGAATAAGCTGCGGGAGACGTGCCGATCCCGAATCATCGCGGAGGAATCCTga